The genomic interval tccgcgcatgcgcactggctggttggcaaaaaacactggttacagtaacgtaaaacatgtatacatgtcgtttgtttagtcaataaaacgatacaaaaatccgaaataaacataaaaactcttaaataatagtgcaaaaatataatatttagtaccaataaatgtattttcataaatataattacctctgtataaaaatacatattaataatattaatacatcagactaaaaactggcaatccaacaaaacaaaacaataaatattctttcatattttttgtgattgtaagattttggtaaattatatttcaaagataataacacatacattaatttgattataattataagtggtgcagatattgttattgttcataagcgaacgaaggtgcaagaggggcatttaatcaattataaaacgaagccctaaaagcggaatacattacaattaataaacattgtagtaattttattttacatggaatgaattaccgtttcgtttccatcgaatgacaatatcataaagtttagcatacatatgaaaaacaagaactgcatattaagcaaattaaactgtctttgcatgcactctctttactggtggtaaggagtgataacaatctagcattttatgataaatatatctatatattaatttattttacgcaagtattttttacccttttgttgtttgcttgttttcatgtcatttcatacactacagaaacgtacaatcttaacatgaatagccgagtttacatttgccggtactcgttaaatacgttaattgtgtagcaatgaaattgcacaatatttttaatttatagttattaacactctattattatgattaaacaggctaatatatacatacactaattcctgttaatccatttcggacaaatatcttcattttttaatatgttcaaatattttattaaagcaactgtttcgtattttggctttacaattttgcttagatgatcgctcaatatgccaagagatgacatggaggtatcataaatgatgtttaatgaccagacacttgtatgccacatgtggtttatgcagtggccaagaataggtccctggatttatcacaccatgtgttctttgtaattgtttggacagtatccgatcataacgagataatcgctttatgatgaacaaaagtgcaataaaacaccgggttaaaaacgctgaaacaaagagtgtcaaaattggtgtgaataattaaataaaaacaattacatttatcaagagaatttatttaatgtgtaacaaggcaagtttttacaggcatgttcaaatcagttactatatgttgcgtacataaagtcgatctatttgctgtttgtttacatccttatttttgttcgttcattaaatttgttttattctgaaaaaatttcaatatcagagaattttttatctaaaaaatggtcgcgaagatgtgccaagtagagatttttatggtaactgcataccgtgctcgtatattgtgttccactccagatttcgtttatagtaaaaacaaataataacaacaatataatcgttccaaaaatgcatttccttgcacgcttatgtttaattcagacatagttagtaaaattatatttgatatagtgcatgattatcaataaaaacgattattatttcaactttctctataagcgcttatatgaatttcacctctttttgccaaccagtgggcggagtgtaatatttgcaggtgcgcgtgacttcactcgtcaactggtctatatgttagagcagaaaagataaatgttaaatgtttaagatagtattttgtaaaaaaacatatcagttaaatgtgaaaaatgtcaatctttccaataaagacataaagtagctgatttgggccaataactgcttttacaagctgttttggagcggtctttgttaactgtcaacttttcgtatattcctggttgactttcctactggggttggtccataactttaatgttgcgccattcaaaattcatagaaagcgaattttaaagttattgaagccagaactaatttagcgtaggagcgattgtttgtgggagcgtttgtctggaaaccttatcaaactgatgtaaaagaagtcttaaaccatttattgcttttccccagaacaactttattacgctactgatccggtaatagtaacatgactgtaccactaaggctagtccaactgtcttgtgtggttaaagattctgttcttttataatttatttccccagtctaaccattgcagtcagcctaaaacatatattgaacttgtatcgcatggaaatgatctgatgctacaatcatgcttgctttcatgaatgtcactatatctgcattaaatgcagattataggttacatttgtttgtttgcggtaacaaggttgtcacctaaattcgtgccacggctttacatgtttgaaatatgttttcattgtcagcaaacgtttcagaaactgtgtcctaattattggttgcagtttcagtttaaattcagtcatttgcagaataattttaataaccaaaaatataaataaacctaataaatattatcgccacttacctttttaagtttaaccgcgaaaattggcaatttttattacagagttgtcgggcgccgagttgtcgttcgttgctatgctggttcccggtaaatcactgcgccgaggttggtcaatctcatacgcagtggcctcccttattctagaaaaagacattaatgattggcgaatgcccaagggaagtaactgctgtgtggagtttgacctaatgtgtgctaatgggagatataggcccgacaattcgagtaaaattacacatgcaaatttgaatttaaaaatagtcatgagtatgttaagcagcctttttttaagtgggtcttcaactgtcgggtccaagtgcccgataatcgactttgggacccgacaatcgactaaagacccaacaatacggccgtaaaatggacgtttgacccaccattttacccaatctgaaactatatatatatatatatatatatatatatatatatatatatcgttctAGGTCATAACAAGTGATGCATGAGTGTAACTGAGAAAACACAGATATCATATATAGAGCAAATATATACAGCTTCAAGTGGTCACGATTATGTGGtcaatgttaaaatattatagtGTTTTACAAACGGTTTTTCATCACAGAGCAGCATTAAGCAATTGGGTATActataataacaaacaaataatgtaattctatCAACTAAAGTGACAACACTGATACGGATTCAAATTTACAGTTAATATATTACGGACTGCCTGTGTGAATATGCTTTAACAATGAACTTTGCAGTCTTCCCGGGGTATAAATTCAATATATGACAAAACCTTCGTTCTGGGTTAAGATGAATGAAGTCATGTTTTAAGAAGATATCACCAAGCATGTCCGTCttgatattgttatataaataacatataataagTAGAAAATGTTTCTCATTTTCTACGGACGTTAGATCACAAAACCTACATGTTCGAATTATCAACAACTAATATACTCGCCGATTTATAAATAATGGTATTATTCGCCCTTTATAGCGTTCTGGCATGCTGAAAAGGGCGCCATCACGACAAAAAGCCAGAAAGACAATAAAATAACAACCAGAACGACACAAGGGCGACGCATGCTAtacttttttattcattttttttgcgGCTATATTTCTTGACCTGTCGTAGCTTGTTTTATGAAGGTCGCAAAATCGCCGGAACGATACGGGAAATACAATTGTTTATAAATCACATTATTTCATACAAGAAATCACACTTCCATGACCTTAACGGTTGACAAATACTTTAGAGACGACTGTATGTTTTATTCATGAAATGTATGCATAGTCAATAGTAACGGCTTAAACCGCATAGTAGTTGTTTAACTTAACCTAAAATATACGTCTATGCTATTCAATATAATCCGttgataaaaatacataaacatgaaCTTCATATACAAGATGATTTAAAACTAAATGATCAAATCATGCAAATGGGTACCTTTTGCTTATAACAATTAAAATTCTAGCGATCACAATAACCTGGTGATTGGTTACCAATCATCATGGTGAAACATGACAAATACAAATTATCGAATGGATCTGCAAATAAAAAAGGTTTACGTTTATACGTACACAAATATACAAAATGGTTTTTCTTCTAAAAACCAAACCTGTTACAAAGTTTTTATTGTTAAACGTTTTACACAATAGTGAGCATAGATAAATTGATTCATATTTGGGTGCTCGATAAAAGCAATGTATTGAGTTGTTATGATAACATGAAGCTTGCAGGTAGCCATAGATAAGGAAACATGTATAAAGTAGCATACAGGAAAATAAGTATGCATACTCTAGTTATTTCATTTGCTAATGGAATATTACAATAAACGACCATTGTTTTTTAAGCGTATTAATAAATACGGCATCAATCagaaaatatattgaacaatttGTGTTAATGCTTTGTATCGAGTACACTGACATTTAATAAATGgtttgtttttacttaaataGCAGGATATTTCACTTTTGGCACTGAACCGaccaaaatattaacattttaacgttttataattacacataatgcatttattttttacaaagaatAATACGAAGCACTGTCGTTTAATAATTAACTTTCAGTTTTGTCGCATTTCGTATTCGTCGAACAGTGACGCCTACATAAAACCGCTTTACGGACGATTCATATGTTAACATGCACAACATTTTCTCGTCAAATGTTCAATTACATAAATCATGTGGTTTGTAACATTAATGCTCTGATTCATGCTATTCAAAACCATGAGCAATAAAATAACATGTTGCCCACGTCAACGAATTCCCGGATGCCACATCTGCAGTAAACGGCCCACAATAACAAATAGCAcgatacattaaattaataaagTTCTTTTTTCTTTACCCATGTTATATTGAATGCTAGCTAATTCTAGCTAAATACGTGTTCACAAAATTCTGAACCTTAATGTATATTTAACGATGTTTGTCGGGTTAAATGCAGATTGTAAAAACGTTTATGTTTCATTCGTTTGTGCCAGGAGTGCtgcaaataaatcatattgtgaTATTTGGACATGTGTCATCTGCAAGAAGGATGTTTGCTAAAATCGCTCATTTACAGGTTTTCACATCATCTTCGGTTTTTGTATTTCGATTGTATTTTGCGTGTACGCACGAGTTCCGGAAGATAATTATGTTATTACATTTACCcgcttgaaaatgaaaatttataaaTAACCTTAAAGGGTTTTGAGAAACTTTCGAAGTTTGCGTAAACCACtgcgttaaaaatatatttcggaGGTCTGTTACTTCAGgcactttaaatgaaaaaataaattaatatgatacattttttaaatttatttaccgAAATAGAATTAAATGAGCGATACAAACAACAACCCTGCTTCAAATATGACTGCATTTAATTTTAATTCCATTCATTTGTAAGTGAATATCTCCATCAAAATTAAGCCTTTTGTGAGGCATTTATCATGTGCGATTTATGTACACGATTATGAAAACGACAAACAAACCATCCGATTACAGAAATGCAATTGACATGTGTAAATGTTATCTTTAGTTAAAAGATGTTCATTTTGATGCATTTTCGAGTTGTGATTGAAGTTTAACGCGCTACACCATTCCACCGTTCGAagaatattttattgataatcacgGAAAATAATTAAGAAGCAGATGCTTATGTAAGATGTAAATACATTAATCAGATGAATTTGTTTTGACAAACGAAGATACTTAGatcagtttgtttttaaataaaacatcatacatAATGGGTTCTGTTAATGACAAAACATGGATCTTTGAACTTGAACACGTCTGGTTAAtaagatattaaaataaattgaattgtTTATCTCTTACTTAATTTAAAGTACAAAGATTTGAGATTGATGTGAATCTACATAATTTGTGTGTTTTGTGATAATATCTGTGAAGTCTGGTAAGCCTTTGAACCTCTTTTCCGCTCCTGAATACTTTTCAATGATCGTTTCAGCGATCAAGCTAGTTGTTATTATTCGTTTTTTGTATTGAATGCATTGTACTTTATTTAATGGGCAAAATGGCACTGGTCAATTCAGGTAAACACTAGCTGATAACgtcatttatttttttccttgTACTGTTACTGGAGCATCATCtctatatgttaaatataaaaacacaacgGAACTATGTGTAACTATATTAGACGGAGACTGGATAAGGCTTACTCTACTCATACATTGTCACATTAGTCTGTAGATCAGGCGACTAAACATATTTACATGCGCTAGGTCCATGCATACCCTATAACACATAGAGAAAACAAATGCggttgtatattttgaaaatacatgcaGCCTTTCTATAATTCAGACAATACATCCATTAGATTTGTCAATACGtcaagcaaaataacacttcaCGTTCTGTTTTTGCTGAGATATCAATTTACTGCCATTCATGTAATGAATTAAAAAGTATTTGCATTTCGATATAATAACAAGCAGACAGATATTTTTCGACAGGGTTCAtgaataattgtttcaattactGGTACGACAGTAACTATGCATTATTCCGTAATATCGAAATGTCGTTTTTTAGTATTAAAATCAATGACACATGATCTGTTCATAAAGCAAGCTTTTTAAATATGCTACAATGCATTCTTTAACCAGTTTACCATAGAAATCAAGATAAATCATAATTGATTGATTTGAAAAGATGCGCATCATCTATTTCTATTGTAGAATTTATCAGCACGCACAGTATGTCTACTaataattgtgtgttataaatGTGTCCAATTCAACTCGTTTACAACTCATGACTAGAGGTCAAAACCTCTAACACATCAGCGGTTTCTGGTTCGTTGTTTAAACTTTCATTACCCATTACACTCAGACATGATATCATACGTAAAACGATtttaacaaaactgttttaaacaTATACACCTAGCAGTAAACACATGTAATACCagtgttattttaaacatgtttaacagcAAACACAGAATTTCAAATATATGTCATATCAATCGAAGAACTATACACCATTGCTtgatttgtgttttgttaagCGCGCTTATTGTTTGGAATGACAAGCGTAACATAAACCGCCActaatattattttgataacaacacgagttaataaaataaaagtgtactATATTTCCCATTTAATCGTGATTGTAATCTGCGTGTTTATTCGCTTCATATATGTCTGATCAacctcatatatttttttttataaaacatcaacattaatTGATCTGTCAATAAATGGTTTATTTTGTTAGGGAAAAATCATAATCCGTTTAATTCAACATGTTTTCATctttaaaagcatgttttcaaagGATAAGATACTCATTTGTTCATAATAAAGTCTCTTCAGGAAAGTCAGGAGAGAGCTCACATAAGGTTAGTTTATAGTTTGATCACATCAAAGCAAACATTCTCAAGATCTGTAGACAGACAGAATTGGTTCCAGACAACACACATTAAAGTATGGATACATGACTACGGCTTTCGATAATATTGAGGAAAAGTAATGCAATTGAATTAACAAATGTTTACCCGCACAATAGCATACTAATTATGACTGATTCATTCCTATTTAATCTGAATATGACCACGTCTTGTCAAGCGGCTTAAGTATGGCTATTCATTTCACAATTCCAAATGAGATAATTTCAATACTACTAAAAAATACAAGACTAATCATATAACCAAAGGAAAAGAGAATTGATTTTGCAGGTCATTGTTGTGAACGCGAAGCGCGAACTCTTAATGTACATACTATTGCAGATGCACATGTCCAGTGCGGATTTATGTCACATTTTAAATACCGACCGTTGATTACATTTCCAGCGTGTGgataattgtaaatgtaaagttaaaatatattttccatgGTAGTGTCATGCATGAGAAAATGGTTTTAAGGTTTTACTTGCTTGTAAAATACGTTACCACACATTAATCACGCAGAACAATACGCGAAGTGCGTGTGTTCTGGTTTCgtttttgttatcatttttatcTCATGAATCGGAACACTGATACCTTATTTACTGCATAAATAATGTTAAGGATAGtttaaagttaacccataaaatgGACCTAAATCAACACATTGAAACATCCTGCAGCTTAAACGATCAAGTGGAAATTCTCACTATTGTCACTACAAAGTGTGTTAAGGTATCCTATTGCAAACGTTTGATGACTAGATATTAAAGCTTCAAATTAATATTGAATGGTAATATATTACCCAATAAAATTAACAGAGCTTTTCTTGTTGACAGATAACGTTGATAAAATATAAAGGACAACGTCACTATTGCTCATTTTAACTTACGAATAACATCtcaaataattaaacatcttCTACTTGTTGTACAATATATTTCAACCTCTAATATTTGGCTTTATGCTATTTGGTGTACACTGGTCATAACACGTTGTTTGATATTTCTATTCAAATCTGTTTTGTTTCATATTTCATTACCACTCAAATGAAACTAAAAGTTTATTGAAAAATTCAgccaatatatacattttaagtaTTTGTGACTAGAAAGCGAAGCATGGGATTATGCGTCTCCACCATACAATTTATTAAGAATATGCCTTTTATATTTATCTCTTAACTTAAAATGATCGTAGTACATACAATTCAGGATAAAACAGAGTGAACTGCAAATGGTTCGGAGTGATGATGTTTTATTCCCAAGGTTCAGCAAGTATGTTTCGTACATGTAGCAATATTATTTAAAGCATAGTTATTACAGCACTTTGACGGATACATTATCTACACAAATACGTAATTACAGAATATTTGCAATACGAGATACACGTCAATATGTACAGATAATTGTTAATGTGTttaaacataaacttaaattgaaTATGAGCAAAGTTAGTCTGGTACCTATAGACATTTAAGTGATATATCATTTCAGTGCATGATAAACCAAACATCCATCGACGAAgcgaatatattttaattatcttTCGACATTATAAAAACACTTTTATCAAATACATACACACCTTAAACCGTCTATAATGCTAAAAATTAACACACTTCGATAGGTACATGAAGTAATAAGATCAATATAGGATAAACAATCGGTGACATAGGAAGAACATTTTGTAAACGTTAACCAAAATCCGAATAATGGCTATGCTACTGGAAGATTCGGGTAATTTTTGTTATccgcatgtttttaaaataatggtCGTATATCAAGACTTATTCAAAAATTTGTGGGAGCTGATTTTTATCTTTCTGCAATCAGATAAACGCAACTGTTCAATTCGCAAATTGAAACTTTAGCAACACATTTTACTCAAATTGCTAATTTGTTCGTCAGAAGTACCTTTTTCCGCCCCATTATAGGATTCACACGTTTCTGGTCTCATAAATGTTGTGGTTGTGCTGTATCTGGCTCTTTGATGTGAATAGACGCTTGATGAACCATTCTGGTAAGAGTTATACCCAAAACTTACTCGGCGGTTACCTACGTTCTTTATGCTTTTCAACCATTCTAAATTTACATTAAAGAAAAGGAACACAAAGGGATTCGTTGCAGAATTGCATGCAGCCATTCCAGCCATCAACCCATAAACCTTTTTCGAAATAACGCAATGCAGTCCAAATGACAAAAGGTTTTCAATGATGAAATAAGGCGTCGTAAAAATAATAAACGACAATATTATAACACAcgtcattttaaatgttttagattTTGCCCGAGGCAATGAATTTGAGGGCGTACATCGTAAACAGAGCTCGCCATTTGTAGGCTTATATTTCAAACTGTTTCTTTGAAAGGCTTTTTTCGAGATTTCCATGAAGATTCGAATGTATGAGATGAGCAGAGTAACAACTGGAAGAAGGAACACCGAGAATGTAACCCAACATATCCAGATCTGACGATGCCACAGTGGCCTATATCGGAATATGTTTTCACATCGCATGCCTCCGTCCGGGTTGGCGTTTGTGTGAAAAATTCCGGCGACCGGAAGAGAAACGAGAGCTGCAAGTGACCAACCCAGTCCTGCCATTTTACATACCTGTAAAAAAAAGGAATGGTTATTAACGAACTTCTATATCTTTATGCACTGTGTATTAATAAGTATCAATTATAGTGACTGGTAGGCCGAGACTTTCTCATGATATTTTGTCACAACTATAAAGGACAACCGAACCTGCGGACACACATGATTTTCGACAAGCGAAGACTTGTTTTAAATACGACGCCTCCCGACCATTTAAATGCACAGGAAGCCTCATCTAAACAAGTGTCTAGAGCAATGTTTTCTATATAAACTCTTTTCTAAAATCTCGTCCAATATTGATGATAAAAATTAGTCTTTTTGATGCTATGATTCTGAAAATAGAGACCTACGTACTGAGATTAGGGGATTCCATCCCAGCTCTCAACAAAGATAATGTCCATTTAAAAATATGGTTAAAAAATATAGAAGACTCCACATTCCTTACTTAATAAATTGTTGCCAGATTTAGATGCCGTAAATTCGCATATTCAAGATATTGCGTCAGGAATAAGGATTGtcttttttgtattataaatctGAGATAACCACTAGTGATGTTAATTGTATCTGTCAATGTATAAAGGATATCAGTTTACAAACATGGGTTACTGATATTGGTAACTTGCCCAAACTTGATACTTAtcgattatttaaattaaattttgacaTTGAAAACTA from Dreissena polymorpha isolate Duluth1 chromosome 1, UMN_Dpol_1.0, whole genome shotgun sequence carries:
- the LOC127867435 gene encoding neuropeptide S receptor-like, coding for MDTTTNIVMNISHQMEHAINVTDRSVALIGCPNSVNDIALDKTYRLLILYATVCLCIFGSILVILWTILNSRVSSNYKNKHHSRVNIFILNLIVADVLVILLAVAPQIIWEYSDRQWAAGDFMCRVFKFMQTFSMTASNYMLVVIAIDRHQAVRSPLKESFSVCKMAGLGWSLAALVSLPVAGIFHTNANPDGGMRCENIFRYRPLWHRQIWICWVTFSVFLLPVVTLLISYIRIFMEISKKAFQRNSLKYKPTNGELCLRCTPSNSLPRAKSKTFKMTCVIILSFIIFTTPYFIIENLLSFGLHCVISKKVYGLMAGMAACNSATNPFVFLFFNVNLEWLKSIKNVGNRRVSFGYNSYQNGSSSVYSHQRARYSTTTTFMRPETCESYNGAEKGTSDEQISNLSKMCC